In Clostridia bacterium, the sequence GGTGGGACAAAACCCGGTTTCGAATTATCAAGGATCCGTGGCCGTGGTTGTGCCGGGCACATTATTTGTTCATTGCAATTTGATCCCAGAAAACCCGGAGCTGGATACGCTGGTTCTGGCGGCTGAAAGGATCGTCGTGTCCCCCTGGGTTACTGACTGTGCCGGGATCTTCCTGGCAGCAGAAGAGATTCAAATCGAAGGAGGTACCCTGAGCAGGAAGCTGGCGGGCAGCCTGGTGGCGCCTCGCATCTCCATTGGACCGGGACAGGTGACGCTGTCCTATTATCCTTTCCCCGGTGCACATCTCGTCAAACAGCCGCAGATGCTTTTACAGGTAAATAAATGGCAAGAAATCATGCTGATGAAGTAGAGGTGAAGATATTTGTGGAAAAGGTTTCTTACGCGGGAACGGCTGCCTTTAGGCCTGGCCTGGGAAGAGGACGGGATTCGCATCATAGAAATAGACCATGGAAGGCCGGGCTACCGCGTAAAAGCATTCAACTTTCCTTTTCCTGATCCGGTGGTGGAAACAGGCTGCCAGGCCGGTCACCGGCTCCTGGCAGAGTTTATGAGAAGGATCGTAGCGGAAAACCGCTGGCACAAGAAACCGGTGGTTACAGCGCTGCCGTCTCACCAGGTTATCATCAGAAACCTTAAGTTTCCGCAGATGCCCAGGGCGGACCTGCACAAAGCTGTAGTGTGGGAAATCAGTCAAATCCTGGACGGGGATTTGTCCGCCTTTACTTACGATTACCTGGTGGCAGAGGAACCCGCACCCGGCGATGAGCAGAAAGACATCAGCGTAATGATTGCCGCCATGGAACGAGAAAAGGTGATGGCATATTACCGGTTGTTTGTAGAAGCAGGTTTTCAACTGCAAGCCATTGACGTGGTTCCTTTGGCTTTGAAAAGAGCCCTGCTGGGAAAGGGAGAGACCATTGATGGCCGGAAGCCGGTGGTGTTATTGGACCTGGGCAATTGCTGCAGCCAACTGGCGGTCATCGATGAAGGTATGCTGACACTCACTCGTTCCCTACCGTATTCGTTTTCTGGCCCCGGTGAACACGACCGGGTGCCGGGAGGAACGGCGGCGCCGCCACACTCCAAACTGCTGTTGGAGATCAAAAAGACCTTGGACTTTTTTCAAGCGGAACGGAGGCGGCAGGTCACAGGCATTATTGCCAGCGGTAGGGCTCTTTCCCCCTTGAGCCTGCAAATGCTGCACATGGATCTAGGTATCCAGGTCATACCCGGCCTGCCCGGCAGGGGTT encodes:
- a CDS encoding pilus assembly protein PilM → MWKRFLTRERLPLGLAWEEDGIRIIEIDHGRPGYRVKAFNFPFPDPVVETGCQAGHRLLAEFMRRIVAENRWHKKPVVTALPSHQVIIRNLKFPQMPRADLHKAVVWEISQILDGDLSAFTYDYLVAEEPAPGDEQKDISVMIAAMEREKVMAYYRLFVEAGFQLQAIDVVPLALKRALLGKGETIDGRKPVVLLDLGNCCSQLAVIDEGMLTLTRSLPYSFSGPGEHDRVPGGTAAPPHSKLLLEIKKTLDFFQAERRRQVTGIIASGRALSPLSLQMLHMDLGIQVIPGLPGRGLRLDRYPDPSYAVAMGLALKGVRD